From one Maritimibacter sp. DP1N21-5 genomic stretch:
- a CDS encoding glycogen/starch/alpha-glucan phosphorylase, translating into MTPLDNLPTPAKKSDPKALAVEIIERLKHGTGKDPKAAKQHDWLQAVILVVRDRLVDHWINWKDESRDAKRVYYLSLEFLIGRLMRDAITNLGLDGQINQALANIGVDFDILRELEPDAALGNGGLGRLAACFMESMASVGIPAYGYGIRYQHGLFRQEIRDGWQVELPEMWLSHGNPWEFERRESAYEIGFGGTVEPRGHDKTGVPTFRWKPSERMTAAAYDTPVVGWKGEHVNSLRLWSAQPIDPILLARFNAGDYVGALEESNRAETLTQVLYPQDSHIAGQELRLRQEFFFSSASLQDILRRHGQLFHTFDNLPEKVAIQLNDTHPAIAVAEMMRLLIDNEGYDFARAWELTTGTFAYTNHTLLPEALESWPVALIERLLPRHMQIIYQINAMVLKTARRDGLADEVISRISLIDEGGERRVRMGNLAFMGSHSVNGVSALHSDLMKETVFADLNSVFPGRINNKTNGITPRRWLAQCNPALLRLVQGVVGDVDLMANTEALTGITSMAGDAGFQAEFEAIKRRNKEQLARVIQQRMGLRVDPGAIFDIQIKRIHEYKRQLLNLIETVTVYDQIRSHPEKDWVPRVKIFAGKAAPSYHNAKLIIKLANDIARVVNNDPIVGDLLKVVFLPNYNVSLAEVLVPAADLSEQISTAGMEASGTGNMKFALNGAVTIGTLDGANVEIKDLVGDDNIVIFGLTAQEVSDRRATGRDPGEIIAASPELAQALRAIKDGAFSADDPTRYTDLIAGIESHDWFMVTDDFDSFTAAQRRVDALWSDRATWNRMAILNTANVGWFSSDRTIRQYAADIWDVPTR; encoded by the coding sequence ATGACGCCTCTCGACAACCTGCCGACCCCCGCCAAGAAAAGCGACCCCAAGGCGCTGGCGGTCGAGATCATCGAACGGCTGAAGCACGGCACCGGCAAAGACCCCAAGGCCGCGAAACAGCACGACTGGCTTCAGGCGGTGATCCTGGTCGTGCGCGACCGGCTGGTCGATCACTGGATCAACTGGAAGGACGAGAGCCGGGACGCGAAGCGGGTCTATTACCTGTCGCTCGAATTCCTCATCGGGCGGCTGATGCGCGACGCGATCACCAATCTTGGCCTTGACGGGCAGATCAATCAGGCGCTGGCCAACATCGGTGTCGATTTCGACATCCTGCGCGAGTTGGAGCCGGACGCGGCGCTGGGGAACGGCGGGCTGGGGCGGCTAGCGGCCTGTTTCATGGAGTCAATGGCGAGCGTGGGCATCCCCGCCTATGGCTATGGCATCCGTTACCAGCACGGGCTTTTCCGGCAGGAAATTCGCGACGGCTGGCAGGTCGAGCTTCCCGAGATGTGGCTGTCGCACGGCAATCCGTGGGAATTCGAACGCCGCGAAAGCGCCTACGAGATCGGCTTTGGCGGCACGGTCGAGCCGCGCGGGCATGACAAGACCGGGGTGCCCACGTTCCGCTGGAAGCCGTCCGAGCGGATGACGGCGGCAGCCTATGACACCCCCGTGGTCGGCTGGAAAGGCGAGCATGTGAACAGCCTGCGGCTGTGGTCCGCGCAGCCTATCGACCCCATCCTCCTCGCCCGGTTCAACGCGGGCGATTACGTGGGCGCGCTGGAGGAAAGCAACCGGGCCGAGACGCTGACGCAGGTGCTTTACCCGCAGGACAGCCATATCGCCGGGCAGGAATTGCGGCTCCGGCAGGAGTTCTTTTTCTCCTCCGCGTCGCTTCAGGACATCCTGCGCCGCCACGGGCAGTTGTTCCACACCTTTGACAACCTGCCCGAGAAGGTCGCGATCCAGTTGAATGACACGCACCCGGCGATTGCCGTGGCCGAGATGATGCGGCTTCTGATCGACAACGAGGGCTACGACTTTGCCCGCGCGTGGGAGCTGACCACCGGCACCTTTGCCTATACCAACCACACACTTCTGCCCGAGGCGCTGGAAAGCTGGCCGGTCGCGCTGATCGAGCGGCTGCTACCCCGGCATATGCAGATCATCTACCAGATCAACGCGATGGTGCTGAAGACCGCGCGCAGGGACGGGCTGGCGGACGAGGTCATCTCGCGCATTTCGCTAATCGACGAGGGCGGCGAGCGGCGGGTGCGCATGGGCAACCTCGCCTTCATGGGGTCTCATTCTGTGAACGGCGTCTCCGCGCTGCACTCGGACCTGATGAAGGAAACGGTCTTTGCCGACCTCAATTCCGTGTTCCCGGGCCGGATCAACAACAAGACGAACGGGATCACCCCGCGCCGCTGGCTGGCCCAATGCAACCCCGCGCTCCTTCGGCTGGTGCAGGGGGTCGTGGGGGACGTGGACCTCATGGCAAATACCGAGGCGCTGACCGGCATCACCAGCATGGCCGGAGACGCGGGCTTTCAAGCCGAGTTCGAGGCGATCAAGCGCCGGAACAAGGAGCAGCTTGCGCGGGTGATCCAGCAACGCATGGGGCTTCGCGTCGATCCCGGCGCGATTTTCGACATTCAGATCAAGCGGATACACGAATACAAGCGGCAGCTTCTCAACCTGATCGAAACCGTCACGGTCTATGACCAGATCCGGTCGCACCCGGAAAAAGACTGGGTGCCGCGGGTCAAGATCTTCGCGGGCAAGGCCGCACCCAGCTATCACAACGCCAAGCTCATCATCAAACTGGCCAATGACATCGCGCGGGTGGTGAACAACGATCCCATCGTTGGCGATTTGCTCAAGGTCGTTTTCCTGCCCAACTACAACGTGTCGCTGGCCGAGGTGCTGGTGCCCGCCGCCGACCTGTCCGAACAGATCTCCACCGCGGGGATGGAGGCGTCGGGGACCGGCAACATGAAGTTCGCCCTGAACGGGGCGGTGACCATCGGCACGCTCGATGGCGCGAACGTCGAGATCAAGGACCTGGTGGGCGACGACAACATCGTGATCTTCGGCCTCACCGCGCAGGAGGTCTCGGACCGCCGCGCCACTGGCCGCGATCCGGGCGAGATCATCGCGGCCTCGCCGGAACTGGCGCAGGCGCTGCGGGCAATCAAGGACGGTGCGTTTTCGGCGGACGATCCGACGCGCTACACCGATCTGATCGCGGGCATCGAAAGCCACGACTGGTTCATGGTCACGGATGATTTCGACAGTTTCACCGCCGCCCAGCGCCGGGTCGATGCGCTTTGGTCCGACCGGGCGACGTGGAACCGCATGGCGATCCTCAACACCGCCAACGTCGGCTGGTTTTCGTCCGACCGGACGATCCGGCAGTATGCGGCGGATATCTGGGACGTGCCGACGAGGTAG
- a CDS encoding alpha-amylase family glycosyl hydrolase — protein sequence MTDPNWWRGSVTYQIYPRSFQDSNGDGIGDLPGITERLGYIADLGVDAIWLSPIYPSPMKDMGYDVSDYMDIDPIFGTLSDFDRMVDRAHELGLKVIMDQVLSHSSDQHPFFKESRQSRDNDKADWYVWADPKPDGMPPNNWQGIFGGLAWTWEHRRRQYYFHNFLTEQPDFNFHNPEVQDYALSGMKFWLERGVDGFRMDTVNYYFHDRLLRNDAADFRPASRHAQRTYDMQYHLFSKNQPENLGFLERMRALLDSYDARAMVGEVGDSHHSIELMGQYTSAHRLHMAYSFELLGPPFSAEFYRSRLTQFFQGAPHGWPCWAFSNHDVPRHVTRWMDHAKDPEALAKLTCALLLSFEGSIVLYQGEELGQTDTDLTYDELTDPQGLNFWPEDKGRDGCRTPMAWDAEAPNGGFTSAERPWLPVKEAQLARAVSTQEHEGSVLDFYKRMLTLRRAEVALRNGRMAFLPTHEPILAHIRDDEVFCAFNLSPGEVEMPLDRTLDPLLSEACEMQDGRLHFGPNGFIIARLA from the coding sequence ATGACCGACCCGAACTGGTGGCGCGGCAGCGTGACCTATCAGATCTATCCCCGCTCGTTCCAGGATTCGAATGGCGACGGCATCGGCGACCTGCCCGGGATCACCGAAAGGCTGGGCTATATCGCTGACCTTGGCGTCGATGCGATCTGGCTGTCGCCGATCTATCCCTCTCCGATGAAGGACATGGGTTATGACGTGTCCGATTACATGGACATCGACCCGATCTTCGGCACCTTGAGCGACTTCGACCGGATGGTGGACCGGGCGCATGAGCTTGGCCTCAAGGTCATCATGGATCAGGTGTTGTCCCATTCCTCCGACCAGCACCCGTTCTTTAAGGAAAGCCGCCAGTCACGCGACAACGACAAGGCGGACTGGTATGTCTGGGCCGACCCCAAGCCCGACGGGATGCCGCCCAACAACTGGCAGGGCATCTTTGGTGGTCTCGCCTGGACATGGGAACACCGGCGGCGGCAGTATTATTTCCACAACTTCCTGACCGAGCAGCCGGATTTCAACTTCCATAATCCGGAGGTGCAGGACTACGCGCTCTCTGGGATGAAGTTCTGGCTCGAGCGCGGTGTCGACGGGTTCCGCATGGACACCGTCAATTACTACTTCCACGACAGGCTCCTGCGAAACGACGCCGCCGATTTTCGGCCCGCGTCGCGCCACGCCCAGCGCACCTATGACATGCAGTACCACTTGTTTTCCAAGAACCAGCCGGAAAACCTCGGGTTTCTGGAGAGGATGCGCGCGCTTCTGGACAGCTACGACGCCCGCGCGATGGTGGGCGAGGTGGGCGACAGTCACCACTCCATCGAGCTCATGGGACAGTATACAAGCGCCCATCGACTTCACATGGCCTATTCCTTTGAACTCCTCGGCCCACCCTTCAGTGCCGAGTTCTATCGCTCGCGTCTGACCCAATTCTTCCAAGGCGCGCCGCACGGCTGGCCTTGTTGGGCCTTTTCCAACCACGACGTGCCGCGCCATGTGACGCGCTGGATGGACCACGCCAAGGACCCCGAGGCGCTCGCGAAACTGACCTGCGCGCTGCTTCTCTCCTTCGAGGGGTCTATCGTGCTCTACCAAGGCGAGGAGCTTGGCCAGACTGACACCGACCTCACCTATGACGAGCTGACCGATCCGCAGGGGCTCAACTTCTGGCCCGAGGACAAGGGGCGCGATGGCTGCCGTACGCCAATGGCCTGGGACGCCGAGGCACCGAACGGCGGGTTCACGAGCGCAGAGCGCCCGTGGCTGCCCGTTAAAGAGGCACAGCTTGCCCGCGCGGTGTCCACCCAAGAGCACGAGGGGTCCGTTCTGGACTTCTACAAACGGATGCTCACGCTTCGCAGGGCCGAGGTCGCGCTGCGGAACGGGCGGATGGCGTTCCTGCCGACCCACGAGCCGATCCTCGCGCATATCCGCGACGACGAGGTGTTCTGTGCCTTCAACCTATCCCCCGGCGAGGTCGAGATGCCTCTTGATCGCACCCTCGACCCGCTTCTGTCCGAGGCCTGCGAGATGCAGGACGGACGGCTGCATTTCGGCCCCAACGGCTTTATCATCGCCCGGCTTGCCTAA
- a CDS encoding flavin-dependent oxidoreductase: MPKPLVMISGGGIGGLATALTLHQIGVPVVVFEQVRELKPLGVGINLQPNAVRELYDLGIGADALDQVGVPAKEWALVGLNGNDIYSEPRGEHAGYNWPQYAVHRGKFHMLLADTFVERAGAEALRLGQKVVGYTNNPNGTVTAKIAHSDGSTSEETGTLLIGADGIHSEVRAQMHPDQPPIHWGGAVMWRGTTLAKPIRTGSSFVGLGTHKHRMVIYPISHPDENGLAQINWIAEVTYDDPSAHANTGWFRQVDLADFAHHFDGFTYDWLDVPEMLRHSEVAYENPMIDRDPVATWQDGAVALMGDAAHAMYPTGSNGASQAIVDARVLGAMMVEHGVNPKALAAYDAKMCGPISEVILRNRGAGPFGLLNLVDDRCGGEFDNIDDVIPPAEREEFMKRYQTAAGFAKDTLNRAAQTIPAGARAALLEQV; encoded by the coding sequence ATGCCCAAACCTCTCGTGATGATCTCCGGCGGCGGGATCGGCGGATTGGCCACGGCGCTGACGCTGCACCAGATCGGCGTGCCGGTCGTGGTGTTCGAACAGGTGCGCGAACTGAAGCCGCTGGGCGTGGGGATCAACCTGCAACCCAACGCGGTGCGCGAACTCTATGACCTCGGGATCGGCGCGGATGCTCTCGACCAGGTCGGCGTGCCGGCCAAGGAATGGGCGCTGGTCGGGCTGAACGGCAACGACATCTATTCCGAGCCGCGCGGCGAACATGCGGGCTACAACTGGCCGCAATATGCCGTGCATCGGGGCAAATTCCACATGCTACTGGCCGATACGTTCGTCGAGCGCGCAGGCGCAGAAGCGCTGCGGCTTGGCCAGAAGGTCGTGGGCTACACGAACAACCCCAACGGCACGGTGACGGCCAAGATCGCCCATTCGGACGGATCCACGAGCGAGGAAACCGGCACGCTCCTCATCGGTGCGGACGGCATCCACTCCGAGGTGCGCGCGCAGATGCACCCGGACCAGCCGCCGATCCATTGGGGCGGCGCGGTCATGTGGCGGGGCACCACGTTGGCCAAGCCCATTCGCACCGGGTCGAGCTTTGTCGGTCTTGGCACGCATAAGCACCGGATGGTGATCTATCCCATCAGCCACCCGGACGAGAACGGGCTGGCCCAGATCAACTGGATCGCGGAAGTGACCTATGACGATCCCTCCGCGCATGCGAACACCGGCTGGTTCCGGCAGGTGGACCTGGCAGATTTCGCGCACCACTTCGACGGTTTCACTTATGACTGGCTCGATGTGCCGGAGATGCTCCGGCACTCGGAAGTCGCCTATGAAAACCCCATGATCGACCGGGACCCGGTGGCGACGTGGCAGGACGGCGCGGTGGCGCTGATGGGCGATGCGGCCCATGCTATGTATCCGACGGGCTCGAACGGCGCGTCGCAGGCCATCGTGGACGCGCGCGTCCTTGGCGCGATGATGGTGGAGCACGGGGTGAACCCGAAGGCACTCGCCGCCTATGACGCGAAGATGTGCGGTCCGATTTCCGAGGTCATCCTGCGCAACCGGGGCGCCGGGCCCTTCGGGCTTCTGAACCTGGTGGACGACCGCTGCGGTGGAGAATTCGACAACATCGACGACGTGATCCCACCCGCCGAGCGCGAGGAATTCATGAAGCGCTATCAGACGGCCGCTGGTTTTGCCAAGGACACGCTCAACCGCGCGGCGCAGACGATCCCGGCGGGCGCGAGGGCCGCGCTTCTCGAACAGGTCTGA
- a CDS encoding DUF2218 domain-containing protein, which yields MAKVEALWETPKASQYLQQLCKHFAHKIEVSFTPEEGRIDFPFGPVNLRASDAGLWIEVNAEDAEGLERGKDVVDRHLERFAFRDEFKHMPWAA from the coding sequence ATGGCGAAAGTCGAAGCGCTCTGGGAAACGCCGAAGGCGAGCCAGTATCTGCAACAACTGTGCAAGCATTTCGCGCATAAGATCGAGGTGAGCTTCACGCCCGAAGAGGGGCGGATCGACTTTCCCTTCGGTCCGGTGAACTTGAGGGCGAGCGACGCCGGGCTTTGGATCGAGGTGAACGCCGAGGACGCCGAGGGATTGGAGCGCGGCAAGGACGTGGTCGACCGTCATCTGGAGCGCTTCGCCTTCCGGGACGAATTCAAGCACATGCCCTGGGCGGCGTGA